The DNA region TACCGTTATTGCCTCATAATTGGGTCCAATACCAGATACCACTCATAAATCACTTCCTTCTACAATGATCACAAGAACAACGAATAGAAAACTAAACCCAAAACAATATAAGCACATACCCTGACAATGATTTTGTACTGGAGGGGATGAGGCAACTTGTAGCCAGCAAAGAGCACATTTTCATCCCTGTGCAGCTGCCTAAGTTGTATCTCGCATGAAAAACCAGGGCCTTCAAACTAGGGTTTTGAGTAAAGTTGAACAAATATTCAATTACAGAAAAGGGGCCAAATTCCATTACATGCGGAGGATGTTTCCAATGGTGTGGTCCTCTCGCTCGATGGTAAATGATGCTGCATTGATGATTTTGGTGTCCCTTTCGTACGAAAccctttttaaaatttggagaaAAAAAAGTCATAAAATTCAGCAAGGCAACACATAAATCAGTGTGACTATCAAGAGAAAAATGAAAGTTGTGATTCAATCAGAGGTAGACATTAGATTACTTGGAAACGCCTTCAGGAACGACAAAGCGCTCGTAACGATCAGGAGCATTCATGGTTTATTTCCCTTAGCTGCAAAAACTTCCAATGGAGCTTCACTTTTATATGATTGCTTCCACTGTTAAGGATAATTTCCAGAGCCTGGATTACCTCACGTGAATCACAT from Primulina huaijiensis isolate GDHJ02 unplaced genomic scaffold, ASM1229523v2 scaffold25443, whole genome shotgun sequence includes:
- the LOC140967557 gene encoding DNA-directed RNA polymerases II, IV and V subunit 11-like; protein product: MNAPDRYERFVVPEGVSKVSYERDTKIINAASFTIEREDHTIGNILRMQLHRDENVLFAGYKLPHPLQYKIIVRIHTTSQSSPMQAYNQAINDLDKELDHLKNEFEMELARHTGKQPREY